The DNA segment TCTGCATGCAGGTGCTGACCATCGCCGTGCAGAACACCGTGGACTACGCCGATCTGGGCACCGCGACGTCCGGCGTGACCTTCTTCCGTACGCTCGGCAGCGCCTTCGGCACCGCGGTGTTCGGCACGATCTACGCCAACACCCTGAAGCCCAGACTCAGTTCGGCCATCGGCCGGGCCGCGGGAGCCTCCGGTGGCGACCCGGCCATGATCGCCAGGGCCGCACAGGACCCGAAGTCGCTGCACAAGCTCCCCGGCGCGACGGCTGAACCCGTCATCCAGGCGTACGCGCACACCATCCACACCGTCTTCCTGTGGACGGTGCCGGTCGCGCTCATCGGCTTCGTCGTGGCGCTCTTCCTGAAGCAGGTCAAGCTCCGCGACTCCGCCCGCGCCGGGTCGACCGACATGGGCGAGGGCTTCGCCGCCCCCGCGTCCGGGGACTCGGCCACGATGCTGGAGTTCTCCGTCGCGAAGATCCTGCACAGTCAGGGCCCGGACGCCACCCGCCGGATCGTCGCCGAGTCCGACACCCGGCTCGACGTGGCGGGCGCCTGGGCCGTGATGCAGGTCGAGCTGCTCACCCGGCTGGTCGGGCACGCGAGCATCGGGGTGACCGCCGCCCGGTACCGGATCCCGCCCGAGGTGCTGGTACCGGTCTTCGACCGGATGGTCGACGAGGGCTATCTGACCCGGGACGGCAGCCTCTTCTCACACACGCCGGCCGGCTTCCGGGAGGCGCAGACGATCACGGCGGCCTGGGCTCAGTGGCTGAACGCCCAGCTGGAGGAGGACACCGGCAGGCCGCGCAGCGCGGAGCTGCGGGCGGCAGCGGACGCCATCGCCAAGCGGCTCCTCGCCGAGGACCTGGCCACCGGTCTGCCGCGGGCCCGCGGGACGGCCACGGCGGCCCGCTGAGCGGGGCCGGCTGGCCATCGCCCCGGGAATGCCGCGGGGCGGGGGGCTCGGAACCCGGACGCCGGGCGTTCTTTCATAATGGTGTGCGGAGCCTTCGCGGCGGAGGCCCCCGGACGACCACCGCATTTTGGCCCGTCCGCCGGATCAGCAGCGCCCATTCCTGGAGGAAGAGCCCCATGAGCGAGGAGCACCCGGAACGGCGCCCGGCCGGCGAGCTGGAGGCGAGCGTGCTGGCGGTGCTCTGGGCGGCCGGAGAGCCGCTGACCCCCGCCGACGTGCAGCGCACCCTCGGCAGCGGCCTCGCCAGAACCACCGTGACGACGATCCTGAGCCGGCTGCACGACAAGGGGTGGGTCACCAGGACCCGCGAGGGCCGCGGCTTCGCCTACACCCCGACCGAGGACTCCCCCGGCCTCACCGCCCGCCGGAT comes from the Streptomyces sp. NBC_01471 genome and includes:
- a CDS encoding BlaI/MecI/CopY family transcriptional regulator is translated as MSEEHPERRPAGELEASVLAVLWAAGEPLTPADVQRTLGSGLARTTVTTILSRLHDKGWVTRTREGRGFAYTPTEDSPGLTARRMHSELEKEQDRSTVLARFVSRLSSDDERLLRELLESEGK